One Streptomyces formicae genomic window, CCTCCGCAGCCTGCGCGACCCGTTCACCGCGGTCCTGCTCGTCCTCGGCCTGGTCTCCGCCGCCGTCGCCTCCTGGGGCACCGCCTGTGTGATCCTCACGCTCGTCGCGGTCAGCTGCGTGCTGCGCTCGCACGGCGAGCATCGCGCGGAGAACGCCGTGCGGCACCTGCGCGACCTCGTCGCGAGCACCGCCACCGTGCGGCGCAGGGACACGGCCGACGCCGAGCCCCGCACCCGTGAGACCCCCGTCGACGAACTGGTGCCCGGCGACGTGATCAGGCTCGGCCCCGGCGACCTGGTGCCCGCCGACGTACGGCTGCTGCGCGCGCACGGACTCACCGTCGACCAGTCGGCGCTCACCGGCGAATCCGCCCCGGTCGCCAAGGCGGCGTCCGACCCGCCCGGCCCCGATGCGGTCGCGGCCGACGGGGCGTTCACCCCGCCGCACCTCTGCTTCCAGGGCAGCAGCGTCGCCTCCGGCAGCGCCGCCGCCGTGGTCGTCGCCACCGGCGCCGACACCCGCTTCGCCGCCGCCCACACCGGCCCCGGACCACGGGCATCGACCGCCTTCGACCGCTCCGTGCACGGCATCTCCTGGGTCCTGATCCGCTTCATGCTGATCACCCCGCCACTGGTCCTGATGGCGAACGCGGCGCTGCGCGGCCGGGGCCTTGAGACGCTGCCGTTCGCCGTGGCGGTCGCGGTCGGCCTGACGCCCGAGATGCTCCCGGTCATCGTCACCACCTGCCTGGCACGGGGCGCCGCGCTGCTCGCCCGTACCCATGGAGTGATCGTCAGACGGCTGCCCGCCCTGCACGACCTCGGGGCGGTCGACGTGCTGTGCGTGGACAAGACCGGCACGCTCACCCAGGACAGGCCCGAGGTCGCGGGGGCCTACGACGCCGCGGGGCGGCACGCGCCCGACGTCCTCGGCTGGGCCGCGGCGAACGCCTGGTGGACCCTGCAACTCGCCGACCTGCCCGCACCCGACGCCCTCGACGAGGCGCTCCTCGACGCCGTCGACCCCGAGGAGGCGATGGCGTACGACGGCGTGGCCGCGCTGCCCTTCACCCCCGAACGCCGCGTGTCCACCGCCGTGGTCCGCACGCCCGGCGCCCTCGGCGGACACACCTTGATCGTCAAGGGCGCCGTGGAGTCGGTCGTCGAACGCTGCGCGTTGAGCGACGGCGAGCGCGCCGAGGTCCTCGCCACCGCCGGGCGCCGGGCCGAGGCCGGGCTGCGCGTGATCGCCGTCGCCACCGCCGAGCGCCCCGCCCGCACGGGCGCGTACACCCCGGCCGTCGAGCGCGGCCTGACCCTGCGCGGCCTCGTCGCCTTCCGCGACGCGCTCGCGCCCGGCGCCGAGCACGCCCTCGCGGGCCTCGCCGAGCGCGGCGTCACCGTCAAGGTCCTCACCGGCGACCACCCGGCCACCGCCGCCCGCGCCTGCCGTGACCTGGGCCTCGACCCCGGTGAGGTCGTGGGCGCCGACCGCATCGACGCGCTCGCCGACGAGGAGCTCGCCGCACTCGCCGCGACCACCACCGTCTTCGCCCGCTGCACCCCCGAGCACAAGGCCAGGATCACCGCGGCCCTGCGCGGGCACGGCCACACCACGGGGTTCCTCGGCGACGGCGTCAACGACCTGCCCGCGCTGCGCGCGGCGGACGTCGGGATCTGCCCGCGCGGCGGCGTCGAGGTGGCCCGCGAGAGCGCCGACGTGGTGCTCGCCGACAAGGACCTGACGGCGATCGGCCACGCCATCGCCGCAGGCCGGCTCAGCAGCGGCAACATCGCCACCTATCTGCGGATCACGCTGTCCTCGAACCTCGGCAACGTCATCGCGATGCTCGCCGCGGGGCTGCTCCTGCCGTTCCTGCCGATGCTCCCGGTCCAGGTCCTGGTGCAGAACCTGTGCTTCGACGCGGCCCAGCTCGCGTTCGCCCACGACCGCCCCGCGCCCGCCACCACCCGCCGCCCGACCGTCCTGCGCCCCCGCTCCTTCCTGCGGTTCATCACCGGATTCGGCCTGCTCGGCGCGCTCGCCGACCTCGCCACGTTCGGCGCGCTCGCGCTCACCGCGGGCGCGTGGGGCGACGCGGCCGCCTTCCACTCCGGCTGGTTCACCGAGAACCTGCTCGCCCAGGCCCTGGTGATCCTGCTCCTGCGCACGGGCCCGCGCCCCGCGCCGGGGCCCCTGCGCGCGGCCGCCGCCGCGCTCGCCGCGATCGGCGTCCTGCTGCCGCTCACCCCGCTGGGCGGCCCGCTCGGCCTGACCTCGCTCCCGCTGCCGTACTACGGGCTGCTCGCGGGGATCCTCGCGGTGTACGCCCTGGTGCTCGTCGGCGTCCGGAGGGCTCAGCCGTAGGAGAGGTCCGAGCACGGGTTGTCGGCGGCCGAGCGGGTGTCCTTGGTGAGGTCGGAGGGAGCCTCGCCCCGGTAGGAACTGCCGAGGACGAGCCGGAGCCCCGCGTCGGGCGTCAGATCGGACGCGGGCTTCAGCTCGGCTCCGGGGAAGAGCGTGGCGAGGGCCTCGGCCCGGCCCTTCTGTCCCGCGCCGGGGCCGTACTGGATCTCGGTGGTGGTGTGCTCCCTGCTCGCCGCGTCCGTCGTGGCCGTGACGGTGAAGTCGTGCTTCGTGAGGGTCTTGGCGGCCCGCGCGGCGAGCCCGTCGGTGGTGGTGCCGTTCTGGACGGCGACACGGATCCCGTCCCCCAACGCAGGCTTCCGCTTCTTCGCCCCGGCCTCCTTGTGCGCGCCGCCCGCGTCGGTGCCGTCGAGCGTGCGGTCGTCCTTGAGCGAGGCCCAGAGCGCGTCCGCGTCCGGCTGGACGACGGCGACGCGCTGCCCCTCGTACCGCCAGGGGATCGTGATGAACCGGGTGTTGTGCAGGTCGATGTCCTTGAGCGACATCGCGAACGACAGGAGCTTGTCGGCGGAGCCGAGGCCCGGGTCCACGGTCATGGACTCGGTGGCCGCCTCGGCGAGCGGAAACAGCTTGGTCGGCGTGAATCCCTCGTCCTTCACCTTCTTGAGCAGGCTGGAGACGAACGCCTGCTGGCGCTTGATGCGGCCGATGTCGGAGCCGTCGCCGATGCCGTGCCTGATGCGTACGTAGTCCAGGGCCTTCTGCCCCGACACGCTCTGCTCGCCCTTGCTGAACAGCTTCTTGCCGCGGGTGGTGCGGTTCGGATTGAGATTGCCCTGGTAGACGTCCTTGGGCAGGCACACGTCGACGCCGCCGACGACGTCGGTGAGCGCGGCGAAGCCCTTGAAGTCGATGACGACGGTGTGGTCGACGCGCAGCCCGGTCAGCTTCTCGACCGTGTTCTGGGTGCAGGCCGGATTGCCCTTGGCGGTCTGGCCCACCGAGTAGGCCGCGTTGAACATCGTGTCGGGCCGCTCCGGCGTCCAGCTCCCGTCGGGGAGTCTGCACGACGGGATGGTCACCAGGGTGTCGCGCGGGATGGAGACGGCGACGGCATGCCGGTGATCGGCGTAGACGTGCAGCAGGAACGCGGTGTCGGAGCGCCCGATGTCCTCCTTGTCCCCGCCGCCGAGCGCGGAATTGCCGCCGGTGCGCGCGTCGGAACCGATGACGAGGACGTTCTCGCCCTTGGACGACGCGGCGTCCGGACGGTTCTTGGCGAGCCCCTCGGCGCCGAACGTCTCGATGTTCCCCGAGAGCCGCAGATAGATCCATCCGCCACCGGCCAGGGCCAGCACGAGCAGGGACAGCGCGATGCCGAGCACGAGCCGCAGCCTCCTGCGCCGCTTCTTGCCGTGCCGGGACGGCGGGGCCTTCCGCCTGCGGCGGGCCGGGGTCTCCTGTCGGCCTGTCGTCATGAGTGCGTCCTCGAATCGCTCCTGCGGAGGGGAGGACTGACCCGCCCCTTAGTTGTACAGTTGCGCAATGTAGCAACCATCAAGAGGCGGAAATGAGGTGGGTGGGTTGCTCCGCAACGCACTGGAGCCGTGGCACCTGCTGGTCGTGGCGATCGTGGTCGTCGTGCTGTTCGGCTCGAAGAAGCTGCCGGACACGGCACGCTCGCTCGGCAAGTCCATGCGGATCCTCAAGAGCGAGGCGAAGGCGATGAAGGCCGACGGCGAGGCGGCGCCCGAGGCGACGGTCGTCAGGACGGAGCAGGCCGGGACGGCGGCGGAGCGGCCGACGACTCCCGCCGAGCGGTAGCCGACGACCTGCCCCGGTCCGACGGCCCGCCCCCGCTCAGGAGTCGGCGGCTCAGACGTCGGTCGCGTTCCGCCTCGTGAAGCGGTGCCACCAGTGGTGCCGTCGGGGGTGCACGGCGCGGCCGAGCCGACGGCCCAGGACGAGGTAACCCAGCAGCGCCCCGGCCGTGTTGAGGATGACGTCGTCGATGTCGAAGGTGCGTCCGGTCACGAACGCGCCCTGCGCCAGCTCGACGAGCACCATGGTGAGCGCCGTGGCGACGCCGACCCGCACCAGACCACGGGTGCGGGGGAGTATCACGGGCAGCAGCAGGCCGAACGGCACGCCGAGCAGGATGTTCCCGCCGAGCTGCTTGACGGTGTCGCGGAAGGCGGGCTGTTCGAGGTACTCACCGATGGAGTCGCCCGGGGTGAAGTTGCTGTGGGTCAGCGCCTCGGAGGCCGCGGACGGCTCAAGGGTCAGGCGGGCGAGCACCACCGCGAACGCGACCATGCCGACGAAGGCCACCAGCATGGTCGCCGCCCTGGCCCACGGGGACAGCGTTTCCTTGGGTTCGTATGTCTTCTCGTAACGACCTCTCCGTGCCATCAGTGCCTCCAGGTAGGTCCGTGCCCAGCGGCTCAGCCCGGTTCGGTGCAGCCGAACAGGCCCGCGTGGCCCGGCGGGAGTTGGATGAGGATGCGGCGCAGCAGCGCGTCGTCCGCCGCCTCCGCGAGCGTGCCGAGTACGGCGGTGACCGTGCGGCGCGCACCGGCCGTGTCGTCCCCCGTGCGCGAGGCCACCGCGTCGACGAACTCCGTCGCGGTCAACGGCTCGCTCGCGGGTTCCGCGTCGGCGAGGAGGGCCCCGCACTGCTGGGGAAGCAGCCGGGCCAGATCGGTGCGGTCGTCGCCCACCAGGTGGGCACCCAGGATGACCAGAACGTTCTCCACGGCACCCGCCGCCTGCTGACGGTCGATGAAGTCACCGCGCTCGCGCACCTGATCGAGCAGCTCTTCCAGGGACGTGTTCATGCAGATTCCTCCTGGTCCGGTTCTGGCTCCGAATACCCGGACGGGGCGCTCTGATGTCTGTCGTCCCCCGGAGGGATGATGGCGCGAGGAACGACAGAGGCCCCGGACTCCGAAGTGTGGAGTCCAGGGCCTCTGTCGTGAGCTCTGGAGCGCTGGGCAGGCCTTGCACCTGCATTTCCCCACAGGAAGCGGGGCGTCTTTCCTTGGACGACCAACGCCGGTCCCCCGACCGGATGTTCCGGCGCGAGGTGGCAGATGAAATCTTAGCCCATGCCGACCACCACTTCGAACCACCCGGAGCGCGGATGCGTGCTCCGCGTTTCACTGGGTACTGAGAATCGCTCAGACTGTCGACAGGGGGCGTTCTTTCGTCCACCAGGGGAGTTGCCCATGACGGAGGGTGAAGCGCTGTGAAGATGCGTGGCGACTCTTCGGTGCTGCACGTCCTCCTGGAGTCACAGCGGCAACACCGTTCGAGCGGAAAGCGATTGGTGGTGTGTGGCCCCTACCGTCCTGTGGTGCACCGGCTGTTCGACGTGACGGGCACCGCCGCGTTCTTCGAGTTGGCCGGGGACCTCGACACGGCCCTGGCCCCGGCCCGGTGAGGGAGTCCTGCGTGTGAGTCACAAGAGTTGCGATGCCCCCTCCGACGCGACCCGCGCGTGCGGGCCGCTCGCCGAACTGCCCGCCGCCGTGCCGCTTCCGGCCACCGCGGGCGACGCGCGCGGACACGTGATGCGCGTGCTGCAGGAACGGGCGGACCGATGCGGGTCCGTGCTCGGCGAGCGCGTCCTTGCCGACCTCCTGATCGCCGTCTCGGAGCTGTTCACCAACGCGACGCGACACGGCGGCGGCGTCACCCGGTTCGAGGTCGGCGCGTGGGCCGGAGAGGTCCGGGTGACCGTGGGCGACCGCTCGTCGGACCTGCCGCGGCGCCGCAGTGCCACGCCGGCGGGCGGCGAGGGCGGGTACGGCTGGGCGCTCATCCGCGAACTGGCCACCGAGGTCACCCTCGTCCTGGATCGGGACGGCGGCAAGCGCATCACCGTGTCGCTGCCCCTGACCTGATGCTCGGGACGTGAACTGATGTGCGCGAAGCGCGGGTTGTACAGTGCGAAGTTCTCTCCACCCATGGGGTGGATCCTCCGCGATCCTTCCGCGTCCACCGGTACGGAAGGGAGACGGTCGTGGTACGCCCGCTGAACGCGATGCCGAAGGGATGAGGGGTTCGTACCGCGTGCCCATCGACATGAACGCACCGAAACAGTCCGACACGACGACGCGCACCGCGCCGCCGGCCCTGGCCGACGCCTGGGCCACCGCGCCGCACGCCGTGGTCGTGGCCGACGGCGTCGGCCGGGTCGCGGCCGCGAACGAGGCGGGCAGACTCCTCCTGCCGGACGCCGCGTGCG contains:
- a CDS encoding ATP-binding protein; translation: MSHKSCDAPSDATRACGPLAELPAAVPLPATAGDARGHVMRVLQERADRCGSVLGERVLADLLIAVSELFTNATRHGGGVTRFEVGAWAGEVRVTVGDRSSDLPRRRSATPAGGEGGYGWALIRELATEVTLVLDRDGGKRITVSLPLT
- the mgtA gene encoding magnesium-translocating P-type ATPase, whose product is MPERLAPRAARKNPLPGAGPGDLTPLHVLRSLDTTPRGLTEQDATDRLALHGPNTLPAHRTVSWPVRLLRSLRDPFTAVLLVLGLVSAAVASWGTACVILTLVAVSCVLRSHGEHRAENAVRHLRDLVASTATVRRRDTADAEPRTRETPVDELVPGDVIRLGPGDLVPADVRLLRAHGLTVDQSALTGESAPVAKAASDPPGPDAVAADGAFTPPHLCFQGSSVASGSAAAVVVATGADTRFAAAHTGPGPRASTAFDRSVHGISWVLIRFMLITPPLVLMANAALRGRGLETLPFAVAVAVGLTPEMLPVIVTTCLARGAALLARTHGVIVRRLPALHDLGAVDVLCVDKTGTLTQDRPEVAGAYDAAGRHAPDVLGWAAANAWWTLQLADLPAPDALDEALLDAVDPEEAMAYDGVAALPFTPERRVSTAVVRTPGALGGHTLIVKGAVESVVERCALSDGERAEVLATAGRRAEAGLRVIAVATAERPARTGAYTPAVERGLTLRGLVAFRDALAPGAEHALAGLAERGVTVKVLTGDHPATAARACRDLGLDPGEVVGADRIDALADEELAALAATTTVFARCTPEHKARITAALRGHGHTTGFLGDGVNDLPALRAADVGICPRGGVEVARESADVVLADKDLTAIGHAIAAGRLSSGNIATYLRITLSSNLGNVIAMLAAGLLLPFLPMLPVQVLVQNLCFDAAQLAFAHDRPAPATTRRPTVLRPRSFLRFITGFGLLGALADLATFGALALTAGAWGDAAAFHSGWFTENLLAQALVILLLRTGPRPAPGPLRAAAAALAAIGVLLPLTPLGGPLGLTSLPLPYYGLLAGILAVYALVLVGVRRAQP
- the tatA gene encoding Sec-independent protein translocase subunit TatA, which translates into the protein MLRNALEPWHLLVVAIVVVVLFGSKKLPDTARSLGKSMRILKSEAKAMKADGEAAPEATVVRTEQAGTAAERPTTPAER
- a CDS encoding VanZ family protein, translating into MARRGRYEKTYEPKETLSPWARAATMLVAFVGMVAFAVVLARLTLEPSAASEALTHSNFTPGDSIGEYLEQPAFRDTVKQLGGNILLGVPFGLLLPVILPRTRGLVRVGVATALTMVLVELAQGAFVTGRTFDIDDVILNTAGALLGYLVLGRRLGRAVHPRRHHWWHRFTRRNATDV
- a CDS encoding LCP family protein, which gives rise to MTTGRQETPARRRRKAPPSRHGKKRRRRLRLVLGIALSLLVLALAGGGWIYLRLSGNIETFGAEGLAKNRPDAASSKGENVLVIGSDARTGGNSALGGGDKEDIGRSDTAFLLHVYADHRHAVAVSIPRDTLVTIPSCRLPDGSWTPERPDTMFNAAYSVGQTAKGNPACTQNTVEKLTGLRVDHTVVIDFKGFAALTDVVGGVDVCLPKDVYQGNLNPNRTTRGKKLFSKGEQSVSGQKALDYVRIRHGIGDGSDIGRIKRQQAFVSSLLKKVKDEGFTPTKLFPLAEAATESMTVDPGLGSADKLLSFAMSLKDIDLHNTRFITIPWRYEGQRVAVVQPDADALWASLKDDRTLDGTDAGGAHKEAGAKKRKPALGDGIRVAVQNGTTTDGLAARAAKTLTKHDFTVTATTDAASREHTTTEIQYGPGAGQKGRAEALATLFPGAELKPASDLTPDAGLRLVLGSSYRGEAPSDLTKDTRSAADNPCSDLSYG
- a CDS encoding DUF2267 domain-containing protein, with amino-acid sequence MNTSLEELLDQVRERGDFIDRQQAAGAVENVLVILGAHLVGDDRTDLARLLPQQCGALLADAEPASEPLTATEFVDAVASRTGDDTAGARRTVTAVLGTLAEAADDALLRRILIQLPPGHAGLFGCTEPG